The proteins below are encoded in one region of Malaclemys terrapin pileata isolate rMalTer1 chromosome 20, rMalTer1.hap1, whole genome shotgun sequence:
- the ISOC2 gene encoding isochorismatase domain-containing protein 2 has protein sequence MALARLGKVVPKTSILFLCDMQEKFRPNIAHFPQIVAVAARMLQVAQLLEIPVVVTEQYPQGLGPTVPELGAEGLRKFPKTCFSMLVPEVEEELGALPHLRSVLLCGIETQACIMSTALDALERGLDVHVVADACSSRSQVDRLAALSRLRQSGAFITTSEGLILQLVRDAADPRFRQIQKLIKDPAPDSGLLSLFPGQSPGFS, from the exons atggCGCTGGCCCGGCTCGGGAAGGTGGTTCCCAAAACCAGCATCCTCTTCCTGTGCGACATGCAGGAGAAGTTCCGGCCCAACATAGCCCACTTCCCCCAGATTGTGGCTGTGGCAGCGCGCATGTTGCAG gtgGCGCAGCTGCTGGAGATCCCGGTGGTGGTGACGGAGCAGTACCCTCAGGGGCTGGGCCCTACGGTGCCTGAGCTGGGGGCCGAGGGGCTGAGGAAGTTCCCCAAGACCTGCTTCAGCATGCTGGTCccggaggtggaggaggagctgggggcactGCCCCACCTGCGCTCTGTGCTCCTGTGCggcattgagacccaggcctgcaTCATG agcaCAGCGCTTGACGCTCTGGAGCGGGGGCTTGACGTTCACGTGGTGGCCGATGCGTGCTCCTCCAGAAG CCAAGTGGACCGGCTGGCGGCCCTGTCCCGCCTGCGGCAGAGCGGTGCCTTCATCACCACCAGCgaggggctgatcctgcagctgGTCAGAGACGCCGCCGACCCCCGCTTCCGACAG ATCCAGAAGCTCATTAAGGACCCGGCCCCGGACAGCGGCCTCCTCTCCCTGTTCCCAGGACAGAGCCCCGGCTTCAGCTAA
- the LOC128826640 gene encoding C-Jun-amino-terminal kinase-interacting protein 4-like isoform X2 — protein MEEIFGEEGESASPALCEELVSGLAAGLYGELERLVGAYGRGAVAGLLPQLVSVLEALERAGGHIRERDEALELLRDDRLGLLGQYERERAGRKRAEERYMELEDAVEQERKGHKAALSRLDGQSRRLEEKARSYADQLASLEEQKVALLKELSALAQTHGKMVQSYTELKALTVPPPAPPAPRPSSAASAPHQPPLFLPSTSDPGCPKPPKGSAEAPGPVPVEGTPEPQQDGEGPTRNSHPLAQELPLPTRDGSPQICQELAEILSSTPELDPTPYLPASPPTPQRNMESLFAEVSGLSLELLGDVDEGADLQGDAVQTLIMENAELRDTRLVLDTARRHLIARVEELTGERESLRGERDGATEALSRCQGRLRETEQDLSRIRQELEEIKKQNSDDAEVEAQAAQRKRFTRAEMARVLTERNLYKERLMELQEAVRRTEMLRASREVQAAQMKKSSFWKFFDRLFSTNDSPERVPASSPVSEHGGNGGRAPPAARYLPRPASPADTGEPPNLSPQQQKRDLYRQIRSHIWKQHGRAPVHGWSPPAVPQVRAEQAEGQDLPMLAQLRLLDQKDPSTKLWCAVGMGMPRTDGGDLTAPWPAPPSLLWVCSGTHSASEVTVMDAARANLVLAQFVLPNAHVLCVAWLPGHQPPSPESTKLEPEILEDPLAPDPPEPEEEAGTPDTDSDAIGTMDTVWLGTQEGSISIYSAGSDWRRCLRTVQLKDAVHSVVHAQGRAVTALGNGTVAIFHRDAASCWDLQRPRLLDLGRPRQSIRCALAVGSQVWVGYRNRIYVVEPRSARVQRYFEVTGRPESQVRHMALAGDGVWVSVRLDPTLRLFHAATGQPLQEIDLTPFVHSMFALGCFSQRLWIGTASGTVLTVPFAPEFSGRAEAPPAARCQLGPSPASTPYCAMESAQASYHGHRDAVRFFVCVPGCLNSSLAGSTESREEGAGQKQPTALVLSGGEGYINLRIGDDTDDQFGDLLVPNPRLRRSERSHLIVWQVRA, from the exons atGGAGGAGATTTTCGGCGAGGAAGGGGAGTCGGCCTCCCCTGCGCTCTGCGAGGAGCTGGTttcggggctggctgcagggctcTATGGAGAGCTGGAGCGGCTAGTGGGGGCCTACGGGCGGGGGGCAGTGGCCGGGCTGCTGCCCCAGCTGGTCTCAGTGCTGGAGGCTCTGGAGCGAGCCGGGGGACATATCCGGGAGCGGGATGAAGCGCTGGAGCTGCTGCGGGACGACCGGCTCGGGCTCCTGGGCCAGTATGAGCGGGAGCGGGCCGGGCGCAAGAGAGCCGAGGAG CGCTACATGGAGCTGGAGGACGCGGTGGAGCAGGAGCGCAAGGGGCACAAGGCGGCGCTGAGCCGGCTGGACGGGCAGAGCCGGCGGCTGGAGGAGAAGGCCCGGAGCTACGCAGACCAAT TGGCCAGCCTGGAGGAGCAGAAAGTCGCCTTGCTCAAGGAGCTGTCAGCCCTGGCCCAGACCCACGGCAAG ATGGTTCAAAGCTACACGGAGCTGAAGGCCCTGACGgtgccgccccctgcccccccggccccccggcccagcag CGCTGCGTCAGCCCCCCACCAGCCTCCCCTGTTTCTCCCCAGCACCTCGGACCCCGGCTGCCCCAAGCCCCCCAAG ggctctgcGGAGGCTCCGGGCCCAGTCCCGGTGGAGGGGACCCCTGAACCCCAGCAGGACGGGGAGGGGCCCACCAGGAACAGCCACCCACTGGCTCAGGAGCTGCCCCTGCCCACCAGAGACG GCTCCCCACAGATTTGCCAGGAGTTGGCCGAGATCTTGAGCTCCACCCCGGAGCTGGACCCCACTCCATATCTGCCAGCCAG ccccccaaccccgcAACGCAACATGGAGTCGCTGTTCGCCGAGGTGTCGGGCCTGAGCCTCGAGCTGCTGGGGGACGTGGACGAGGGAGCTGATCTGCAGG GTGATGCCGTGCAGACCCTGATTATGGAGAATGCCGAGCTCCGGGATACCAG GCTGGTGCTGGACACTGCACGCCGACACCTCATTGCCCGGGTGGAGGAGCTGACAGGCGAGCGGGAATCGCTGCGGGGGGAGCGGGACGGGGCCACCGAGGCCCTGAGCCGCTGCCAGGGGCGTCTGCGTGAGACCGAGCAGGATCTGAGCAG GATTCGGCAGGAGCTGGAGGAAATCAAGAAGCAAAACAGTGACGATGCTGAG GTGGAGGCCCAGGCCGCGCAGCGGAAGCGATTCACGCGGGCGGAGATGGCGCGGGTGCTGACCGAGCGCAACCTTTACAAGGAGCGGCTGATGGAGCTGCAGGAGGCCGTGAGGCGCACGGAGATGCTCCG AGCATCTCGGGAGGTCCAGGCGGCTCAGATGAAGAAATCGTCCTTCTGGAAATT CTTCGACCGGCTCTTCAGCACCAACGACTCCCCTGAGCGGGTCCCGGCGTCGTCCCCGGTGTCTGAGCACGGGGGCAATGGGGGCAGGGCACCCCCTGCTGCGAGGTACCTGCCCCGCCCTGCCTCCCCCGCAGA CACGGGGGAGCCCCCCAatctctccccccagcagcagaagCGGGACCTTTACCGCCAGATCCGCTCCCACATCTGGAAGCAGCACGGCCGGGCCCCGGTTCACGGCTGGAGCCCCCCGGCCGTCCCCCAG GTTCGGGCGGAGCAGGCGGAGGGCCAGGATCTACCCATGCTGGCACAGCTGCGGCTGCTGGACCAGAAAGATCCCAGCACCAAG ttgtGGTGTGCCGTCGGGATGGGGATGCCTAGGACAGACGGTGGCGACTTG ACGGCACCCtggcctgccccccccagcctgctgTGGGTCTGCTCTGGGACACACTCGGCCAGCGAGGTCACGGTGATGGACGCTGCCCGCGCCAACCTTGTCCTGGCCCAGTTTGTGCTGCCCAACGCCCATGTGCTGTGTGTCGCCTGGCTGCCCG GTCACCAGCCACCCAGTCCTGAGAGCACAAAGCTGGAACCTGAGATCCTGGAAGACCCCTTGGCCCCCGACCCCCCAGAACCAGAGGAGGAGGCGGGGACCCCGGACACGGACAGTGATGCCATTGGTACCATGGACACTGTCTGGCTGGGCACCCAGGAGGGCAG CATTTCCATCTACTCGGCCGGTTCTGACTGGCGCCGGTGCCTGCGGACGGTGCAGCTGAAGGATGCCGTGCACAGCGTGGT cCACGCCCAGGGCCGTGCAGTGACAGCGCTGGGGAATGGGACTGTTGCCATCTTCCACCGGGACGCCG CCAGCTGCTGGGACCTGCAGCGCCCCCGGCTGCTGGACCTGGGGCGCCCCCGCCAGTCCATCCGCTGTGCCCTGGCCGTGGGGAGCCAGGTCTGGGTCGGCTACCGCAACCGGATCTATGTGGTGGAGCCGCGCAGCGCCAGGGTCCAG cggtACTTTGAGGTGACCGGGCGCCCCGAGAGCCAGGTAAGGCACATGGCGTTGGCGGGCGACGGAGTCTGGGTCTCGGTGCGGCTGGACCCCACCCTGCGCCTCTTCCATGCAGCCACTGGCCAGCCCCTGCAGGAGATCGACCTGACGCCCTTTGTCCACAGCATGTTCG ccctgggctgcttctcccaGCGACTGTGGATCGGCACGGCCAGCGGCACTGTCTTGACCGTGCCCTTCGCTCCGG AGTTCTCAGGGCGCGCAGAGGCCCCCCCGGCCGCGAGGTGCCAGCTGGGCCCGTCGCCCGCCAGCACCCCCTACTGTGCGATGGAGAGTGCCCAGGCTTCCTACCACGGGCACCGTGATGCCGTCCGGTTCTTTGTCTGCGTCCCAG gctgccTTAACTCTTCGCTGGCCGGGAGCACTGAGAGCCGTGAGGAGGGAGCTGGGCAGAAGCAGCCCACGGCTTTGGTGCTGAGCGGAGGAGAGGGGTATATCAACCTCCGGATCG GGGACGACACAGACGATCAATTTGGGGACCTCTTGGTGCCCAACCCCCGTCTGCGCCGCTCGGAGCGCAGCCACCTCATTGTGTGGCAGGTCCGGGCCTGA
- the LOC128826640 gene encoding C-Jun-amino-terminal kinase-interacting protein 3-like isoform X3, producing the protein MEEIFGEEGESASPALCEELVSGLAAGLYGELERLVGAYGRGAVAGLLPQLVSVLEALERAGGHIRERDEALELLRDDRLGLLGQYERERAGRKRAEERYMELEDAVEQERKGHKAALSRLDGQSRRLEEKARSYADQLASLEEQKVALLKELSALAQTHGKMVQSYTELKALTVPPPAPPAPRPSSTSDPGCPKPPKGSAEAPGPVPVEGTPEPQQDGEGPTRNSHPLAQELPLPTRDGSPQICQELAEILSSTPELDPTPYLPASPPTPQRNMESLFAEVSGLSLELLGDVDEGADLQGDAVQTLIMENAELRDTRLVLDTARRHLIARVEELTGERESLRGERDGATEALSRCQGRLRETEQDLSRIRQELEEIKKQNSDDAEVEAQAAQRKRFTRAEMARVLTERNLYKERLMELQEAVRRTEMLRASREVQAAQMKKSSFWKFFDRLFSTNDSPERVPASSPVSEHGGNGGRAPPAARYLPRPASPADTGEPPNLSPQQQKRDLYRQIRSHIWKQHGRAPVHGWSPPAVPQVRAEQAEGQDLPMLAQLRLLDQKDPSTKLWCAVGMGMPRTDGGDLTAPWPAPPSLLWVCSGTHSASEVTVMDAARANLVLAQFVLPNAHVLCVAWLPGHQPPSPESTKLEPEILEDPLAPDPPEPEEEAGTPDTDSDAIGTMDTVWLGTQEGSISIYSAGSDWRRCLRTVQLKDAVHSVVHAQGRAVTALGNGTVAIFHRDAASCWDLQRPRLLDLGRPRQSIRCALAVGSQVWVGYRNRIYVVEPRSARVQRYFEVTGRPESQVRHMALAGDGVWVSVRLDPTLRLFHAATGQPLQEIDLTPFVHSMFGPNTLGFSLHVSALGCFSQRLWIGTASGTVLTVPFAPEFSGRAEAPPAARCQLGPSPASTPYCAMESAQASYHGHRDAVRFFVCVPGCLNSSLAGSTESREEGAGQKQPTALVLSGGEGYINLRIGDDTDDQFGDLLVPNPRLRRSERSHLIVWQVRA; encoded by the exons atGGAGGAGATTTTCGGCGAGGAAGGGGAGTCGGCCTCCCCTGCGCTCTGCGAGGAGCTGGTttcggggctggctgcagggctcTATGGAGAGCTGGAGCGGCTAGTGGGGGCCTACGGGCGGGGGGCAGTGGCCGGGCTGCTGCCCCAGCTGGTCTCAGTGCTGGAGGCTCTGGAGCGAGCCGGGGGACATATCCGGGAGCGGGATGAAGCGCTGGAGCTGCTGCGGGACGACCGGCTCGGGCTCCTGGGCCAGTATGAGCGGGAGCGGGCCGGGCGCAAGAGAGCCGAGGAG CGCTACATGGAGCTGGAGGACGCGGTGGAGCAGGAGCGCAAGGGGCACAAGGCGGCGCTGAGCCGGCTGGACGGGCAGAGCCGGCGGCTGGAGGAGAAGGCCCGGAGCTACGCAGACCAAT TGGCCAGCCTGGAGGAGCAGAAAGTCGCCTTGCTCAAGGAGCTGTCAGCCCTGGCCCAGACCCACGGCAAG ATGGTTCAAAGCTACACGGAGCTGAAGGCCCTGACGgtgccgccccctgcccccccggccccccggcccagcag CACCTCGGACCCCGGCTGCCCCAAGCCCCCCAAG ggctctgcGGAGGCTCCGGGCCCAGTCCCGGTGGAGGGGACCCCTGAACCCCAGCAGGACGGGGAGGGGCCCACCAGGAACAGCCACCCACTGGCTCAGGAGCTGCCCCTGCCCACCAGAGACG GCTCCCCACAGATTTGCCAGGAGTTGGCCGAGATCTTGAGCTCCACCCCGGAGCTGGACCCCACTCCATATCTGCCAGCCAG ccccccaaccccgcAACGCAACATGGAGTCGCTGTTCGCCGAGGTGTCGGGCCTGAGCCTCGAGCTGCTGGGGGACGTGGACGAGGGAGCTGATCTGCAGG GTGATGCCGTGCAGACCCTGATTATGGAGAATGCCGAGCTCCGGGATACCAG GCTGGTGCTGGACACTGCACGCCGACACCTCATTGCCCGGGTGGAGGAGCTGACAGGCGAGCGGGAATCGCTGCGGGGGGAGCGGGACGGGGCCACCGAGGCCCTGAGCCGCTGCCAGGGGCGTCTGCGTGAGACCGAGCAGGATCTGAGCAG GATTCGGCAGGAGCTGGAGGAAATCAAGAAGCAAAACAGTGACGATGCTGAG GTGGAGGCCCAGGCCGCGCAGCGGAAGCGATTCACGCGGGCGGAGATGGCGCGGGTGCTGACCGAGCGCAACCTTTACAAGGAGCGGCTGATGGAGCTGCAGGAGGCCGTGAGGCGCACGGAGATGCTCCG AGCATCTCGGGAGGTCCAGGCGGCTCAGATGAAGAAATCGTCCTTCTGGAAATT CTTCGACCGGCTCTTCAGCACCAACGACTCCCCTGAGCGGGTCCCGGCGTCGTCCCCGGTGTCTGAGCACGGGGGCAATGGGGGCAGGGCACCCCCTGCTGCGAGGTACCTGCCCCGCCCTGCCTCCCCCGCAGA CACGGGGGAGCCCCCCAatctctccccccagcagcagaagCGGGACCTTTACCGCCAGATCCGCTCCCACATCTGGAAGCAGCACGGCCGGGCCCCGGTTCACGGCTGGAGCCCCCCGGCCGTCCCCCAG GTTCGGGCGGAGCAGGCGGAGGGCCAGGATCTACCCATGCTGGCACAGCTGCGGCTGCTGGACCAGAAAGATCCCAGCACCAAG ttgtGGTGTGCCGTCGGGATGGGGATGCCTAGGACAGACGGTGGCGACTTG ACGGCACCCtggcctgccccccccagcctgctgTGGGTCTGCTCTGGGACACACTCGGCCAGCGAGGTCACGGTGATGGACGCTGCCCGCGCCAACCTTGTCCTGGCCCAGTTTGTGCTGCCCAACGCCCATGTGCTGTGTGTCGCCTGGCTGCCCG GTCACCAGCCACCCAGTCCTGAGAGCACAAAGCTGGAACCTGAGATCCTGGAAGACCCCTTGGCCCCCGACCCCCCAGAACCAGAGGAGGAGGCGGGGACCCCGGACACGGACAGTGATGCCATTGGTACCATGGACACTGTCTGGCTGGGCACCCAGGAGGGCAG CATTTCCATCTACTCGGCCGGTTCTGACTGGCGCCGGTGCCTGCGGACGGTGCAGCTGAAGGATGCCGTGCACAGCGTGGT cCACGCCCAGGGCCGTGCAGTGACAGCGCTGGGGAATGGGACTGTTGCCATCTTCCACCGGGACGCCG CCAGCTGCTGGGACCTGCAGCGCCCCCGGCTGCTGGACCTGGGGCGCCCCCGCCAGTCCATCCGCTGTGCCCTGGCCGTGGGGAGCCAGGTCTGGGTCGGCTACCGCAACCGGATCTATGTGGTGGAGCCGCGCAGCGCCAGGGTCCAG cggtACTTTGAGGTGACCGGGCGCCCCGAGAGCCAGGTAAGGCACATGGCGTTGGCGGGCGACGGAGTCTGGGTCTCGGTGCGGCTGGACCCCACCCTGCGCCTCTTCCATGCAGCCACTGGCCAGCCCCTGCAGGAGATCGACCTGACGCCCTTTGTCCACAGCATGTTCG GCCCGAACACTCTGGGTTTCTCCCTCCACGTCTcagccctgggctgcttctcccaGCGACTGTGGATCGGCACGGCCAGCGGCACTGTCTTGACCGTGCCCTTCGCTCCGG AGTTCTCAGGGCGCGCAGAGGCCCCCCCGGCCGCGAGGTGCCAGCTGGGCCCGTCGCCCGCCAGCACCCCCTACTGTGCGATGGAGAGTGCCCAGGCTTCCTACCACGGGCACCGTGATGCCGTCCGGTTCTTTGTCTGCGTCCCAG gctgccTTAACTCTTCGCTGGCCGGGAGCACTGAGAGCCGTGAGGAGGGAGCTGGGCAGAAGCAGCCCACGGCTTTGGTGCTGAGCGGAGGAGAGGGGTATATCAACCTCCGGATCG GGGACGACACAGACGATCAATTTGGGGACCTCTTGGTGCCCAACCCCCGTCTGCGCCGCTCGGAGCGCAGCCACCTCATTGTGTGGCAGGTCCGGGCCTGA
- the LOC128826640 gene encoding C-Jun-amino-terminal kinase-interacting protein 4-like isoform X1: protein MEEIFGEEGESASPALCEELVSGLAAGLYGELERLVGAYGRGAVAGLLPQLVSVLEALERAGGHIRERDEALELLRDDRLGLLGQYERERAGRKRAEERYMELEDAVEQERKGHKAALSRLDGQSRRLEEKARSYADQLASLEEQKVALLKELSALAQTHGKMVQSYTELKALTVPPPAPPAPRPSSAASAPHQPPLFLPSTSDPGCPKPPKGSAEAPGPVPVEGTPEPQQDGEGPTRNSHPLAQELPLPTRDGSPQICQELAEILSSTPELDPTPYLPASPPTPQRNMESLFAEVSGLSLELLGDVDEGADLQGDAVQTLIMENAELRDTRLVLDTARRHLIARVEELTGERESLRGERDGATEALSRCQGRLRETEQDLSRIRQELEEIKKQNSDDAEVEAQAAQRKRFTRAEMARVLTERNLYKERLMELQEAVRRTEMLRASREVQAAQMKKSSFWKFFDRLFSTNDSPERVPASSPVSEHGGNGGRAPPAARYLPRPASPADTGEPPNLSPQQQKRDLYRQIRSHIWKQHGRAPVHGWSPPAVPQVRAEQAEGQDLPMLAQLRLLDQKDPSTKLWCAVGMGMPRTDGGDLTAPWPAPPSLLWVCSGTHSASEVTVMDAARANLVLAQFVLPNAHVLCVAWLPGHQPPSPESTKLEPEILEDPLAPDPPEPEEEAGTPDTDSDAIGTMDTVWLGTQEGSISIYSAGSDWRRCLRTVQLKDAVHSVVHAQGRAVTALGNGTVAIFHRDAASCWDLQRPRLLDLGRPRQSIRCALAVGSQVWVGYRNRIYVVEPRSARVQRYFEVTGRPESQVRHMALAGDGVWVSVRLDPTLRLFHAATGQPLQEIDLTPFVHSMFGPNTLGFSLHVSALGCFSQRLWIGTASGTVLTVPFAPEFSGRAEAPPAARCQLGPSPASTPYCAMESAQASYHGHRDAVRFFVCVPGCLNSSLAGSTESREEGAGQKQPTALVLSGGEGYINLRIGDDTDDQFGDLLVPNPRLRRSERSHLIVWQVRA from the exons atGGAGGAGATTTTCGGCGAGGAAGGGGAGTCGGCCTCCCCTGCGCTCTGCGAGGAGCTGGTttcggggctggctgcagggctcTATGGAGAGCTGGAGCGGCTAGTGGGGGCCTACGGGCGGGGGGCAGTGGCCGGGCTGCTGCCCCAGCTGGTCTCAGTGCTGGAGGCTCTGGAGCGAGCCGGGGGACATATCCGGGAGCGGGATGAAGCGCTGGAGCTGCTGCGGGACGACCGGCTCGGGCTCCTGGGCCAGTATGAGCGGGAGCGGGCCGGGCGCAAGAGAGCCGAGGAG CGCTACATGGAGCTGGAGGACGCGGTGGAGCAGGAGCGCAAGGGGCACAAGGCGGCGCTGAGCCGGCTGGACGGGCAGAGCCGGCGGCTGGAGGAGAAGGCCCGGAGCTACGCAGACCAAT TGGCCAGCCTGGAGGAGCAGAAAGTCGCCTTGCTCAAGGAGCTGTCAGCCCTGGCCCAGACCCACGGCAAG ATGGTTCAAAGCTACACGGAGCTGAAGGCCCTGACGgtgccgccccctgcccccccggccccccggcccagcag CGCTGCGTCAGCCCCCCACCAGCCTCCCCTGTTTCTCCCCAGCACCTCGGACCCCGGCTGCCCCAAGCCCCCCAAG ggctctgcGGAGGCTCCGGGCCCAGTCCCGGTGGAGGGGACCCCTGAACCCCAGCAGGACGGGGAGGGGCCCACCAGGAACAGCCACCCACTGGCTCAGGAGCTGCCCCTGCCCACCAGAGACG GCTCCCCACAGATTTGCCAGGAGTTGGCCGAGATCTTGAGCTCCACCCCGGAGCTGGACCCCACTCCATATCTGCCAGCCAG ccccccaaccccgcAACGCAACATGGAGTCGCTGTTCGCCGAGGTGTCGGGCCTGAGCCTCGAGCTGCTGGGGGACGTGGACGAGGGAGCTGATCTGCAGG GTGATGCCGTGCAGACCCTGATTATGGAGAATGCCGAGCTCCGGGATACCAG GCTGGTGCTGGACACTGCACGCCGACACCTCATTGCCCGGGTGGAGGAGCTGACAGGCGAGCGGGAATCGCTGCGGGGGGAGCGGGACGGGGCCACCGAGGCCCTGAGCCGCTGCCAGGGGCGTCTGCGTGAGACCGAGCAGGATCTGAGCAG GATTCGGCAGGAGCTGGAGGAAATCAAGAAGCAAAACAGTGACGATGCTGAG GTGGAGGCCCAGGCCGCGCAGCGGAAGCGATTCACGCGGGCGGAGATGGCGCGGGTGCTGACCGAGCGCAACCTTTACAAGGAGCGGCTGATGGAGCTGCAGGAGGCCGTGAGGCGCACGGAGATGCTCCG AGCATCTCGGGAGGTCCAGGCGGCTCAGATGAAGAAATCGTCCTTCTGGAAATT CTTCGACCGGCTCTTCAGCACCAACGACTCCCCTGAGCGGGTCCCGGCGTCGTCCCCGGTGTCTGAGCACGGGGGCAATGGGGGCAGGGCACCCCCTGCTGCGAGGTACCTGCCCCGCCCTGCCTCCCCCGCAGA CACGGGGGAGCCCCCCAatctctccccccagcagcagaagCGGGACCTTTACCGCCAGATCCGCTCCCACATCTGGAAGCAGCACGGCCGGGCCCCGGTTCACGGCTGGAGCCCCCCGGCCGTCCCCCAG GTTCGGGCGGAGCAGGCGGAGGGCCAGGATCTACCCATGCTGGCACAGCTGCGGCTGCTGGACCAGAAAGATCCCAGCACCAAG ttgtGGTGTGCCGTCGGGATGGGGATGCCTAGGACAGACGGTGGCGACTTG ACGGCACCCtggcctgccccccccagcctgctgTGGGTCTGCTCTGGGACACACTCGGCCAGCGAGGTCACGGTGATGGACGCTGCCCGCGCCAACCTTGTCCTGGCCCAGTTTGTGCTGCCCAACGCCCATGTGCTGTGTGTCGCCTGGCTGCCCG GTCACCAGCCACCCAGTCCTGAGAGCACAAAGCTGGAACCTGAGATCCTGGAAGACCCCTTGGCCCCCGACCCCCCAGAACCAGAGGAGGAGGCGGGGACCCCGGACACGGACAGTGATGCCATTGGTACCATGGACACTGTCTGGCTGGGCACCCAGGAGGGCAG CATTTCCATCTACTCGGCCGGTTCTGACTGGCGCCGGTGCCTGCGGACGGTGCAGCTGAAGGATGCCGTGCACAGCGTGGT cCACGCCCAGGGCCGTGCAGTGACAGCGCTGGGGAATGGGACTGTTGCCATCTTCCACCGGGACGCCG CCAGCTGCTGGGACCTGCAGCGCCCCCGGCTGCTGGACCTGGGGCGCCCCCGCCAGTCCATCCGCTGTGCCCTGGCCGTGGGGAGCCAGGTCTGGGTCGGCTACCGCAACCGGATCTATGTGGTGGAGCCGCGCAGCGCCAGGGTCCAG cggtACTTTGAGGTGACCGGGCGCCCCGAGAGCCAGGTAAGGCACATGGCGTTGGCGGGCGACGGAGTCTGGGTCTCGGTGCGGCTGGACCCCACCCTGCGCCTCTTCCATGCAGCCACTGGCCAGCCCCTGCAGGAGATCGACCTGACGCCCTTTGTCCACAGCATGTTCG GCCCGAACACTCTGGGTTTCTCCCTCCACGTCTcagccctgggctgcttctcccaGCGACTGTGGATCGGCACGGCCAGCGGCACTGTCTTGACCGTGCCCTTCGCTCCGG AGTTCTCAGGGCGCGCAGAGGCCCCCCCGGCCGCGAGGTGCCAGCTGGGCCCGTCGCCCGCCAGCACCCCCTACTGTGCGATGGAGAGTGCCCAGGCTTCCTACCACGGGCACCGTGATGCCGTCCGGTTCTTTGTCTGCGTCCCAG gctgccTTAACTCTTCGCTGGCCGGGAGCACTGAGAGCCGTGAGGAGGGAGCTGGGCAGAAGCAGCCCACGGCTTTGGTGCTGAGCGGAGGAGAGGGGTATATCAACCTCCGGATCG GGGACGACACAGACGATCAATTTGGGGACCTCTTGGTGCCCAACCCCCGTCTGCGCCGCTCGGAGCGCAGCCACCTCATTGTGTGGCAGGTCCGGGCCTGA
- the IL11 gene encoding interleukin-11 — protein sequence MESEDTNPAKLGLGTCQRHPVPVKGTHPSRARGPSPRSVETEARARERTQESWLPAPALSPSLSPPTGSVCRLLVALLSLCEGLQGLPAPRLKPSDPRADFDSIISLAKNLLSDTKHVFHHFKSRYPAEGEHKMDTLPVLSMSAVELANIQVPGGLARLSADLQNYQKHLEWLRRAGSVLRPLEPDLGALHARLERLVKRLEHLMSRLNLPRPSDPLPVLPSHGTHWAVVQAGHALFHSLHLYLDWAARALVLIRNKL from the exons ATGG AAAGCGAGGACACAAATCCAGCCAAGCTTGGCTTAGGCACATGCCAGCGCCACCCCGTTCCCGTGAAAGGAACCCACCCTTCACGGGCCCGGGGGCCGAGTCCGCGCTCGGTGGAGACAGAGG ccagagccagggagagaacccaggagtcctggctcccagcccctgctctcagcccttctctctctccccccacaggcaGTGTGTGCCGGCTGCTGGTGGCGCTACTGAGTTTGTGCgaggggctgcaggggctccCTGCGCCCCGCCTGAAGCCCTCAGACCCCCGGGCCGACTTCGACTCCATCATCAGCCTGGCCAAGAACCTGCTGAGTGACACCAAACACGTGTTCCATCACTTC aaATCCCGGTACCCGGCCGAGGGGGAGCACAAGATGGACACGCTGCCCGTGCTATCCATGAGCGCTGTGGAGCTGGCCAACATCCAG GTGCCCGGGGGCCTGGCACGGCTCAGCGCGGACCTGCAGAACTACCAGAAGCACCTGGAGTGGCTGCGCCGGGCGGGGTCGGTGCTGCGGCCCCTGGAGCCGGACTTGGGAGCCCTGCACGCCCGGCTGGAGCGCCTGGTCAAGCGCCTGGAACACCTG atgTCCAGGCTGAACCTGCCCCGGCCCAGCGACCCGCTGCCCGTGCTGCCCTCGCACGGCACCCACTGGGCAGTGGTGCAGGCCGGCCACGCCCTCTTCCACAGCCTGCACCTCTACCTGGACTGGGCCGCCCGCGCCCTGGTTCTGATCCGTAACAAGCTGTGA